One region of Deltaproteobacteria bacterium genomic DNA includes:
- a CDS encoding NAD(+)/NADH kinase, which produces MPETPRTVGLVVKRGRAEAATLAATIAARLRAREVRVLVEAELGELPEVRVVDKPTMARTADLIVVFGGDGTLLGVARLAGPRELRVLGVNLGGLGFLTEVSTSDALPTLDRVFAGDYQLDRRTTLAVRVLRGGTAVAASQVLNDAVINKGALARIIDLHTSVDGEYLCVYKADGLIVATPTGSTAYSLSAGGPLVGPGVAVVLLAPICPHTLTLRPLVLADSSVVRVQLRAPDQEVFLTLDGQEGIPLRDGDVVEVARSPHVVALVRTVPRSVLGVLRDKLHWGER; this is translated from the coding sequence ATGCCGGAGACGCCGAGGACCGTCGGTCTCGTCGTGAAGCGGGGGCGGGCCGAGGCGGCGACGCTCGCGGCGACCATCGCCGCCCGCCTGCGGGCGCGCGAGGTGCGCGTGCTCGTGGAGGCGGAGCTCGGGGAGCTTCCCGAGGTGCGGGTCGTCGACAAGCCGACCATGGCCCGCACGGCGGACCTGATCGTCGTGTTCGGCGGCGACGGGACGTTGCTCGGCGTCGCGCGGCTCGCGGGTCCGCGGGAGCTGCGCGTGCTCGGCGTGAACCTCGGCGGGCTCGGATTCCTGACCGAGGTTTCGACGAGCGATGCCTTGCCGACGCTCGACCGGGTGTTCGCGGGCGACTATCAGCTCGATCGCCGCACGACCCTCGCCGTTCGCGTGCTGCGCGGCGGGACCGCCGTGGCCGCGTCCCAGGTCTTGAACGACGCGGTCATCAACAAGGGCGCGCTCGCGCGCATCATCGACCTCCATACGTCGGTCGACGGCGAGTACCTCTGCGTCTACAAGGCCGACGGCCTGATCGTCGCGACGCCGACCGGGTCCACCGCGTACTCGCTGTCCGCGGGGGGGCCGCTCGTCGGTCCCGGCGTCGCGGTCGTGCTGCTGGCGCCGATCTGCCCGCACACGTTGACCCTGCGGCCCCTGGTGCTCGCCGACAGCTCGGTCGTGCGGGTGCAGCTCCGGGCTCCGGATCAGGAGGTGTTCCTCACGCTCGACGGACAGGAGGGCATCCCGCTCCGCGACGGCGACGTCGTGGAGGTGGCGCGCTCGCCGCACGTGGTCGCGCTGGTGCGCACCGTGCCGCGGAGCGTGCTCGGCGTCCTGCGCGACAAGCTGCACTGGGGCGAACGCTGA
- the recN gene encoding DNA repair protein RecN yields MLRELRIRSLAVIEDLEIGFEPGFNVVTGETGAGKTMLMRALGLVLGGRGGAELVREGAKEAEIEALFAGTAVAAAMAALADDASSDGGELAVRRVVSATGRQRAYVDDRLVTTTRLAEIGERLVHVYGQHEHQSLLRAETARLHLDAVVGLGSPVAAMASRFRALVEVEDRLAACVAGAAGVEARRELLAFQCQELARVAPRGGELEELEREREVLRHAERLRDAAAEAEGVLYAGEGAVLDVLARAAHRLGELRTLDAELGIAADLLAEVRPAIEDAALRAGARARAIQADPARLEQVEERVAALQRLARKHGCTPEELPARREALERALAELTAGDADPAALEAAADAAAAEAWAAADALTAARVRHAPELARRITDGMRELALGSAHLELVLEPHRPTAATPGRHVRNGVALAAAGAEQVTWMFAPNPGESARPLAKVASGGELSRIMLAIKAATAGATDVPTLLFDEVDAGIGGAVAETVGRKLAALAVERQVICITHLPQIAACADHHFVVRKRVAKGRTRSSAERLSDAERVDEIARMLAGITVTKEARRHAAELRRLGAQRAR; encoded by the coding sequence ATGCTGAGGGAGCTCAGGATCCGGTCGCTCGCCGTGATCGAGGACCTGGAGATCGGATTCGAGCCGGGCTTCAACGTCGTCACCGGCGAGACCGGCGCCGGCAAGACGATGCTGATGCGCGCGCTCGGGCTCGTGCTCGGGGGCCGCGGCGGCGCGGAGCTGGTGCGCGAGGGGGCGAAAGAAGCCGAGATCGAGGCGCTCTTCGCCGGGACCGCGGTCGCGGCCGCGATGGCCGCGCTCGCGGATGATGCCTCGAGCGACGGCGGCGAGCTCGCGGTGCGTCGCGTCGTGAGCGCGACCGGGCGGCAGCGTGCCTACGTCGACGACCGCTTGGTCACGACGACGCGCCTCGCGGAGATCGGCGAGCGGCTGGTGCACGTGTACGGCCAGCACGAGCATCAGTCGCTGCTGCGCGCCGAGACGGCCCGGCTCCATCTCGACGCCGTCGTCGGGCTCGGGAGCCCGGTCGCCGCGATGGCGAGCCGCTTTCGCGCGCTCGTCGAGGTCGAAGACCGCCTGGCGGCGTGCGTGGCGGGAGCCGCCGGCGTCGAGGCGCGCCGGGAGCTTCTCGCGTTCCAGTGCCAGGAGCTGGCGCGCGTCGCGCCGCGCGGCGGGGAGCTCGAGGAGCTGGAGCGCGAGCGCGAGGTGCTCCGGCATGCCGAGCGCCTGCGCGACGCGGCGGCCGAAGCGGAGGGCGTCCTGTACGCGGGCGAGGGCGCGGTGCTCGACGTGCTGGCGCGCGCGGCGCATCGGCTCGGCGAGCTCAGGACGCTCGATGCGGAGCTCGGCATCGCGGCGGATCTCCTGGCGGAGGTGCGGCCGGCGATCGAGGATGCGGCGCTTCGCGCCGGGGCGCGGGCGCGGGCGATCCAGGCCGATCCGGCCCGGCTCGAGCAGGTCGAGGAGCGCGTCGCGGCGCTCCAACGGCTCGCGCGCAAGCACGGCTGCACTCCGGAGGAGTTGCCGGCCCGGCGCGAAGCGCTCGAGCGGGCGCTCGCCGAGCTCACCGCCGGCGACGCCGACCCGGCGGCGCTCGAGGCCGCCGCCGACGCCGCCGCGGCCGAAGCGTGGGCCGCCGCCGACGCGCTCACCGCCGCGCGGGTACGGCATGCCCCCGAGCTCGCGCGCCGCATCACCGACGGCATGCGCGAGCTGGCGCTCGGAAGCGCACACCTCGAGCTCGTCCTCGAGCCGCACCGGCCGACCGCAGCCACGCCCGGCCGGCACGTCCGGAACGGAGTGGCGCTCGCGGCGGCGGGCGCGGAGCAGGTGACATGGATGTTCGCGCCGAACCCGGGCGAGAGCGCGCGGCCGCTCGCCAAGGTCGCCTCGGGCGGGGAGCTTTCCCGGATCATGCTGGCGATCAAGGCGGCGACCGCCGGCGCGACCGACGTACCGACGCTCCTCTTCGACGAGGTCGATGCCGGGATCGGCGGCGCGGTCGCCGAGACCGTCGGCCGGAAGCTCGCCGCGCTCGCGGTCGAACGGCAAGTGATCTGCATCACGCACCTGCCGCAGATCGCCGCCTGCGCCGACCATCACTTCGTGGTCC